A window of Longispora fulva contains these coding sequences:
- a CDS encoding SDR family NAD(P)-dependent oxidoreductase has translation MDAEDTGAADAGTKKHSRRRILTTGAVGVGGVLAGVVGGVALAQAGSPTPVIRPSGSRRFEGKTVLITGGTSGIGRAAARQFAAEGGKVGFCGRREALGRQVENEIRSAGGEATYIRADVRSEDDVRRFVNQVASTYGGLDVCFNNAGITQQKALHEYSAAEWDDVVGTNLRGNFLALRYEIPHLLTRGGGVVLVTSSSNAISTAAGRSAYAAAKRGLVGLVQSAAADYAAKNIRINALLPGTTNTELVRRAAGAMDLPDSVWEVMATTWGKSNVPGLGRMASADEVAAFAVTLASPDFPYMTAAQMVFDGGKTAFGG, from the coding sequence ATGGACGCAGAGGACACGGGCGCCGCGGACGCCGGTACCAAAAAGCACAGCAGGCGCAGGATCCTCACCACCGGGGCGGTCGGGGTGGGCGGAGTGCTGGCAGGCGTCGTCGGCGGGGTGGCCCTGGCCCAGGCAGGCTCGCCGACCCCGGTGATCCGGCCGTCGGGGAGCCGCCGGTTCGAGGGCAAGACGGTGCTGATCACCGGCGGCACGTCCGGGATCGGTCGGGCTGCGGCGCGGCAGTTCGCCGCGGAGGGCGGCAAGGTCGGCTTCTGCGGGCGGCGGGAGGCACTGGGCCGGCAGGTGGAGAACGAGATCCGCTCGGCCGGCGGCGAAGCCACCTACATCAGGGCGGACGTGCGGTCAGAAGACGACGTCCGGCGGTTCGTCAACCAGGTCGCGTCCACCTACGGCGGGCTCGACGTGTGCTTCAACAACGCGGGCATAACCCAGCAGAAGGCACTGCACGAGTACTCCGCCGCCGAGTGGGACGACGTCGTCGGCACGAACCTGCGCGGAAACTTCCTGGCCCTCAGGTACGAGATCCCGCACCTGCTCACCCGGGGCGGCGGCGTGGTTCTGGTGACCTCGTCATCCAACGCGATCTCCACCGCCGCGGGCCGCTCCGCGTATGCCGCCGCCAAACGCGGGCTGGTCGGGCTGGTGCAGTCCGCCGCGGCCGACTACGCCGCGAAGAACATCCGGATCAACGCGTTGCTGCCCGGTACCACGAACACGGAACTGGTCCGCCGGGCGGCCGGCGCCATGGATCTACCGGACTCCGTGTGGGAGGTGATGGCCACCACCTGGGGAAAATCGAACGTCCCGGGTCTGGGGCGGATGGCGTCGGCCGACGAGGTGGCCGCCTTCGCGGTGACCCTGGCGTCGCCGGACTTCCCCTATATGACGGCCGCGCAGATGGTGTTCGACGGCGGCAAGACCGCCTTCGGCGGCTGA